The Thermodesulfobacteriota bacterium region CAGACGCAGCCGGAGCATTGGCAGATGGATCAACTATAAATAGAGCAAACAAGTTGGGGCTAAATGCTTACGAGTATCTATGTGAGAATAATTCCTACAACTACTTTGACCCTTTAGGTGATCTTATAGTCACAGGTCCTACTAATACAAACGTAATGGACTTAAGAATAGTGCTTATCACTTAGGGACTTATTAAGAGCTCATAGCAGTTAGGAACTTAAGCTCAGACGAGAGTTCTTCTTTGGTTACGGTGAACAAGTTAAAGCTTTTGTTCAGTGTTACCATCTGGATATTTTCTGCAATCAGCCGCTCACTGTTTTTAACCCAATAAACGCATACAATCATCTCCTGCCCGCCGGGGTGCTTGACCATTATTGAGGAGTATTTCTCAATACCCATTATGATCGGGCTGTCAGAAACTTCTTTTACTTCGTAGCCGCCGACTTGGTCATAATCATCGATTAGTGTTTGAAACGCTGGAATAACAACAGTTTTGAAAACCGCATCTACTCTTTCATCTAGCTCCCAATTCGATCCTTGGCTCATATTAATTAGACCCCTTATGCAAGATCTATTGCATATTTTTTAAGATCATCAAGTGATATCACTTCAAGCGCAGATTCGTGAGTAGATGTCAACAGGACAGGAGGTGCTATTCCATTATCAAGCGCCTCTTTCCAT contains the following coding sequences:
- a CDS encoding MOFRL family protein, whose product is DAAGALADGSTINRANKLGLNAYEYLCENNSYNYFDPLGDLIVTGPTNTNVMDLRIVLIT